From one Lycorma delicatula isolate Av1 chromosome 2, ASM4794821v1, whole genome shotgun sequence genomic stretch:
- the LOC142319922 gene encoding uncharacterized protein LOC142319922: MHIRFGLPAPLYFDSQSSIEMNSKAAASLRECNLIICDEALMVLRYAVETGDKKLKEIMDNNVIFGGKVVLFGGDFRQTLPIKARANHSEIIDLCIKNSYVWIHFEQRELMQNMQANPEKKQFVSDLL; the protein is encoded by the coding sequence ATGCATATTCGTTTTGGTTTGCCTGCTCCTTTGTATTTTGATTCACAGTCGTCAATTGAGATGAATTCAAAGGCTGCTGCTTCTTTGAGAGAGtgcaatttgattatttgtgATGAAGCACTGATGGTTTTGAGATATGCTGTTGAAACTGGAGATAAGAAGTTGAAAGAGATTATGGATAACAATGTGATATTTGGAGGAAAAGTTGTACTGTTTGGTGGAGATTTTAGACAAACTTTGCCCATTAAAGCTAGAGCAAATCATTCTGAGATTATTGATTTGTGTATTAAGAATTCTTACGTTTGGATTCATTTTGAGCAGAGAGAATTAATGCAGAATATGCAAGCAAACCCAGAGAAGAAGCAATTTGTTAGTGATTTGTTGTAA